The window ATCTAAAAAACGCTCTTTTAGGCTCTCTTGCATAGCACGACGACGCTCTTCAATTCGGTCATGATCTTGGTCTACTGATTTGGCATAATCATCTAATGCCTTACGAATTTTTTCGCGATTTTCTGGGCTAAAATTAAGATTGAGCGTTTGTCGCATGCCATCACCTGCGGCCTCTTCACCAGGGACGGGTTTTTCAACACTACCTGCTGCAATGAAGTTGGTTTTTCCCGCAGCACTCACATTAAACGACATTCCAAAGCCCATACACATCGCGATGCATGTGTATTTAACTGTTAAAATACGTTTTGAAGTGAGTTTAATCAATGCTCTAACTTTATAATAAATAAGTTGAAAAACAAATTAGCTTAACTTAACCGCATCATAATGAAGTACGATTGTTAACTGATTGTTTCATTGAACATTGAAATTGTAATTAATTGTAACGATAAAAAAGTGGTCATTTATAGCCCCTAAAGCTAAGTTGAGTTTGCCTGATTTAATTTATGGCGTTATTTTAAATTCACTCAATTTAGCTTACACTTTGTAATGGTTTAATATTCTGATTTTTGACAAAGTAACATTAAACTTAGTTTCATCATATTTGCATTAAAAGTCAATTTCAATTAACTGAATAACAAGACGCGAGCTAAATAACTATGGTTGATCAAAATAAAAAAATATTAGTAGTTGATGATGATGTGCGCTTACGTGAGTTATTGCAGCGCTACCTGACGGAGCAAGGTTTTACAGTGAAAGTGGCTTCTGATGCTAAAGAGATGGATGTCGTTTTAGCGGCTGAACCTGTAGATCTGTTAGTGCTAGATTTAATGCTACCTGGTGAAGACGGCTTGTCTATTTGTCGTAGAGTGCGTGGATCTGGCACTTTGTTACCCATTGTGATGCTGACAGCACGCGGTGATGAAGTTGATAGAATTATTGGCTTAGAAATGGGTGCTGATGATTATTTACCGAAACCATTTAATCCGCGTGAATTGCTCGCCAGAATTAACGCAGTGATGCGCAGACATGAGCGCTTACAACCAAGTGCACCTGCCGCGAATACCGACAGCGTGACAATTGGCGAATTTATATTTAATGCGTCTACCCGCTCACTGAGCAAAGACGGTGCTTCTGTCACTATTACCAGCGGCGAGTTTGCCTTGCTGAAAGTATTTGTGGACCATCCCCGTCAGCCGCTATCTCGCGATAGACTGATGCAACTTGCACGTGGACGTGAACTAGATGTATTTGACCGCAGCATTGATGTGCAAGTATCACGTTTACGCAAGCTGATTGAACCTGATGCCGCGCACCCACGCTACTTACAAACTATGTGGGGGTTCGGTTATGTGTTTATTCCTGATGGCGAAGTTGACTAAGGCCAAGATTGATTAGCAAAAGTTAATTAAATAGCGAGGGCGATTAGTTGCGTCTGAATTATTCATAAATACTTTTGTCTTTCAAAACATGACTAAACCAATTACAGAACACTCAGTTTGAAATTCACTTTTCTACCTAAAACATTGCTCGCACGAGGCATGTTGCTCATTGCTTTTTTACTAGCCATTGGGCAAATTGCTTCATTGCAAATCTTTGAGTATTTTGAACGCGAACCTCGCGCAGAGGCCACAGCCTTGCAAGCGGTTACCGTAGTGAACTACACCCGTGCATCGCTGATTGCCTCACAAGACAATCTGCGCTTAGCTTTGCTTTCTGAACTCACAGGTAAAGAGGGCGTGCGCGTTTATTACGCCGATTTTATGGAGGACATTGAACCTCTACCTCCTGACCCATTTATCAATATGGTGGCTGAAAAGATTAAGGAAAGACTAGGCGTAGAAACGATTATTACCGTCAACCACTATGGCGTTCAGGGACTTTGGGTGAGCTTTAATATCGGGCAAGATGATTTTTGGGTAGTCATTCCTAAACTGCATGTTGAGCGTCGCTTTCCATGGCAGTGGTTAGGTTGGGGGGCATTGATATTGCTGCTCTCACTAGCAGGTGGCTACTTTATTGCCTTGCGGATTAATCGACCCATGCACCTATTAATGAATGCTGCTAATAGACTACGTAAAGGCGAACAACCTGAAAAATTGCCTGAAGGCAGCTTTGCTGAGTTACGTGAAGTGAATGAAACTTTTAATAAAATGGCAGATTCTTTAGCTGAGCTTGATGCAGAAAGAACCTTGATCCTTGCAGGTGTTTCACATGACATTCGTACGCCACTAGCAAGGTTGCGTTTATCCGTCGAAATGTTACCCGACGAGGGTTGCGGCAGCCTAAAAAACGGCATGATACAAGACATTGCCGACATGGATAACATCATTCATCAGTTTCTAGATTTTGTGAAAGGTGTCGAAGGCGAGCCCACACAAATGATAGACATCAACACCTTATTACAAGCTGTGCATGACAGACAACTCCGCGCTGGGCGTGACTTAGTAGTGCAGTTAGCGCCCACTTACTTCATTCCCATCAAGCCATTAGCCATGCAACGCTTGTTGGACAATTTAGTAGGGAATGCTTATGCCTATGGCAAAGGGCAAGCACGCATAGCAGGCAAAGTCACGGCTGAACATATTGTGATAAGTGTGTTTGATAACGGCCCTGGGATTCCTGAAAGCCACTTACAAAAGCTACTACGCCCATTTGAAAGACTAGATACCGCACGTAGCAATGCAGGTGGTAGCGGCTTAGGTTTAGCGATTGCGGACCGCATTGCCAAATTACATCATGGCAAACTAGAGTTAATTAACCGCCCAGAAGGTGGTTTAGAAGCAAGACTAAGTATTCCAATTAAAAGCTAATAACTCGCGCGTTATTGTTATTGTTATTGTTATTGTTATTTTAACTTTAATAAACTACCAAACTGCTCAATAGGCATAGGCTTGCCAAACAAGTATCCTTGAAAGTGTTGACATCCTTTACTTAGCAGAAGCTCTTTCTGTGCTTCAGTTTCAACGCCTTCGGCAATCACTTCAAAACCTAAGTTCTTCGCCATGGCAATAATTGTACCGACGATAGATCTATCATTGCTATCCTCAACAATATCACGAACAAATGATTGGTCGATTTTGAGCTGGTTCAATGGCAACATTTTTAAATACTGTAAAGATGAATACCCTGTACCAAAATCATCTAACGAGAACTGCACGCCTATAGATTCTAAAGCAACCATAGAAATGACGATGTTATCGACATGCTCTAGCAAGATGCTTTCGGTTAGCTCCAATTTCAGATGTTGCGGCTTAACATTGTATCGACTCAGCTTAGCTTGAACTTGCCGCACAAAATCTGCTTGGCTAAACTGCTTGGCGCTAACATTCACTGATAACGTCAGGTTTTTTGTCGATTTTTCCTTTTGCCAAACCTCAAGCTGAGCACAAGCCGTATCGAGAACCCATTCTCCAATAGGTAAAATCAAACCCGTTTCTTCCGCAAGTGGGATAAAGTCTAATGGAGAAATCATGCCACGCTCAGGATGTATCCAGCGAATTAAAACCTCTGCCCCAAATGGACGTGCCAATTGATCGACTTGCACTTGGTAATACAATTGAAACTGCTTACTTTCAAGAGCTCTCCGAAGCTCTATTTCCAACGTGGCTCGAATATTAAAAGCCTCTTGCATTTTTGGGTCAAAGAAGCGTAACGTATTGCGCCCAGCCTTCTTAGCCTGATACATAGAAATATCAGCCTGTTTTAGAAGGTCCGCTATCATCAACTGGTGTCCTTCAAACATAGTTACACCAATACTAGAC is drawn from Methylotenera versatilis 301 and contains these coding sequences:
- a CDS encoding EF-hand domain-containing protein: MIKLTSKRILTVKYTCIAMCMGFGMSFNVSAAGKTNFIAAGSVEKPVPGEEAAGDGMRQTLNLNFSPENREKIRKALDDYAKSVDQDHDRIEERRRAMQESLKERFLDADNDNDGTIDRQEATEKLPQIARLFSQVDTNQDGVISLEELQDAQSRAAERRSAAEATIEAQKLQATDASIAAKSKSKQASNNSKKRTY
- the ompR gene encoding two-component system response regulator OmpR, producing the protein MVDQNKKILVVDDDVRLRELLQRYLTEQGFTVKVASDAKEMDVVLAAEPVDLLVLDLMLPGEDGLSICRRVRGSGTLLPIVMLTARGDEVDRIIGLEMGADDYLPKPFNPRELLARINAVMRRHERLQPSAPAANTDSVTIGEFIFNASTRSLSKDGASVTITSGEFALLKVFVDHPRQPLSRDRLMQLARGRELDVFDRSIDVQVSRLRKLIEPDAAHPRYLQTMWGFGYVFIPDGEVD
- a CDS encoding ATP-binding protein; the protein is MLLIAFLLAIGQIASLQIFEYFEREPRAEATALQAVTVVNYTRASLIASQDNLRLALLSELTGKEGVRVYYADFMEDIEPLPPDPFINMVAEKIKERLGVETIITVNHYGVQGLWVSFNIGQDDFWVVIPKLHVERRFPWQWLGWGALILLLSLAGGYFIALRINRPMHLLMNAANRLRKGEQPEKLPEGSFAELREVNETFNKMADSLAELDAERTLILAGVSHDIRTPLARLRLSVEMLPDEGCGSLKNGMIQDIADMDNIIHQFLDFVKGVEGEPTQMIDINTLLQAVHDRQLRAGRDLVVQLAPTYFIPIKPLAMQRLLDNLVGNAYAYGKGQARIAGKVTAEHIVISVFDNGPGIPESHLQKLLRPFERLDTARSNAGGSGLGLAIADRIAKLHHGKLELINRPEGGLEARLSIPIKS